One window from the genome of Nicotiana tomentosiformis chromosome 5, ASM39032v3, whole genome shotgun sequence encodes:
- the LOC138892232 gene encoding uncharacterized protein, giving the protein MIFGGDEVNGVTFSAAKMMKISVNHDMTGIPLEAAVHKLSLDPNFPSVRQKKRPIAELRNMFVKEEITRLLNIGSIQEIGKIMEVYIDDMLVKSLNAGDHLKHHQETFDILRKYNMKLNPEKCAFAGVTTIPLRNVLHKPELPGRLAKWTVEVSEFDIKYKPRTAIKSQVLDNFVANFSPGLMTLAAKEAVLVSGIVLRVWTLLTDWTSNMKGSGLGVVLSLLWGKRHAIRTVSVTNNEADYEALVAGIESILSTGTKAACYCLVDEQLYRRSFQGPLSRCLGNSEADYVMWEVHEGVFGNHSGADSLVLKLVRVG; this is encoded by the exons ATGATCTTTGGAGGAGACGAAGTCAATGGGGTGACATTTTCGGCAGCAAAGATGATGAAGATATCGGTGAATCATG atatgacaggtattccaTTAGAGGCGGCGGTCCACAAACTGAGTCTGGATCCTAACTTCCCTTcagtaagacaaaagaaacgACCGATAGCAGAACTCAGAAACATGTTTGTTAAGGAAGAGATAACCCGATTACTTAATATAGGTTCAATTCAAGAG ATAGGTAAgataatggaagtttatattgacgatatgttagttaagtctcttAACGCAGGAGATCATCTGAAACATCACCAAGAGACGTTTGATATTCTGagaaagtacaatatgaagctcaacccggagAAGTGTGCCTTCG CCGGTGTCACAACAATTCCCTTAAGGAATGTCCTTCATAAGCCTGAGTTGCCAGGTCGTTTGGCAAAATGGACAGTTGAAGTTAGTGAATTCGACATTAAATACAAGCCCAGGACTGCaatcaagtcacaagttttggacAACTTCGTGGCAAATTTCAGTCCGGGATTAATGACTTTAGCTGCTAAAGAAGCAGTGTTGGTGTCGGGAATAGTTTTGCGAGTTTGGACCTTGTTAACGGATTGGACTTCCAACATGAAAGGGTCCGGTCTTGGGGTAGTATTATCACTCCTTTGGGGGAAGAGACATGCTATTAGAACTGTGTcagtaactaacaatgaagccgactatgaggctttggttgcaggAATCGAAAGCATCCTGAGCACTGGAACCAAGGCAGCTTGTTATTGTCTTGTTGATGAACAATTATATAGGAGGTCATTCCAAGGACCATTGTCTCGGTGTTTAGGGAATTCAGAGGCTGACTACGTGATGTGGGAAGTTCATGAAGGAGTTTTTGGGAACCACTCCGGTGCCGACTCGTTGGTTCTCAAATTAGTTAGAGTTGGTTAA